In a genomic window of Candidatus Thermoplasmatota archaeon:
- a CDS encoding sulfide-dependent adenosine diphosphate thiazole synthase has translation MVIDDIMITKTIFKRFSKEFQDCFDVDVAIAGAGPAGLTAANYLASAGKKVVLFERKLSIGGGMWGGGMTFPVIVVQKESTSILTKAHIKFHDEGNGYFSADSIEAVTKLCATAIDAGTRIFTAISVEDVLLQGKKVNGFVINWTAVEMAGLHVDPLTIKAKYCIDATGHAAEICRIVRQKVGPLNTPSGDLEKERSMCAEIGEKTVVENTKEVYPGLIVAGMGANAVYGAPRMGPIFGGMLLSGKKAAEIILKQIQ, from the coding sequence CTTCAAACGTTTTTCAAAAGAATTTCAGGATTGTTTTGATGTTGATGTGGCGATTGCAGGTGCCGGCCCAGCAGGATTAACTGCAGCAAACTATCTTGCCAGTGCTGGAAAAAAAGTTGTTTTGTTTGAACGAAAATTATCTATCGGTGGTGGCATGTGGGGCGGCGGGATGACATTTCCAGTCATTGTCGTACAAAAAGAGTCGACATCTATTTTGACCAAAGCTCATATCAAATTTCATGACGAAGGAAATGGGTATTTCAGTGCTGATTCTATTGAAGCAGTTACCAAGTTATGTGCAACTGCAATTGACGCAGGTACACGGATTTTTACTGCAATTTCAGTTGAAGATGTGTTACTCCAAGGAAAAAAAGTCAATGGTTTTGTCATCAATTGGACTGCAGTTGAAATGGCAGGGCTTCATGTAGATCCTCTCACCATCAAAGCAAAGTATTGTATCGATGCCACCGGTCATGCTGCTGAGATATGTCGTATCGTTCGGCAAAAAGTCGGACCGTTAAATACACCCAGCGGTGATCTTGAAAAAGAACGATCTATGTGTGCTGAGATCGGCGAAAAAACCGTCGTTGAAAATACTAAAGAGGTGTATCCTGGTCTCATTGTTGCAGGTATGGGAGCAAATGCCGTATATGGTGCTCCCCGCATGGGTCCTATTTTTGGTGGTATGTTGCTTTCTGGGAAAAAAGCAGCTGAGATAATTTTAAAACAAATACAGTAA